A segment of the Lolium perenne isolate Kyuss_39 chromosome 3, Kyuss_2.0, whole genome shotgun sequence genome:
GATAAGCATAGCTTAAATGTGCAGCGACCATATTCTGCATCGTATCAGATTCATATCAAGGGTAAGTGTTGAGAGGAAGCAGAACGTTGACACATACTGGAAGTATACTAGAGTCGTTGTGAACATTACTCGAACACCTCTAGGACAATGCAAATGCAATGCCCAGATGCACAAAATCCATCAACTGAACGCGCGCACACGGCACAAATGGGGAATCAAGCCAAGCAAACTACCAGTATAATTAAGTTCGGGAATTAACAGCGGAAaacgaagaggacgacgaggaggagaggCAAAGGCATCATTTTGCGGGTCTCAGTCGTCCTCCGGCTCGAACTCGGGGTCGCCGTTGGGGTGCATCTCCAGCCACTGCTCCTTGGTCCAGTACTCCTTGACGTGCCCCCACCTCTTGCGGAACTTCTCGATCTGGCTGTCCATCACCACCAGCGCCGACGAGTCGCCCACGTAGTAGGGGTGGTTCCCCGACCACACGTCCACCGAGTACTCCGGCTTCGTGCCCCCCGTCACCAGCACCAGCTCGCCGTTGCAGTACACCTTCGCGTCCTGGAAGATCTCCGGGTGCAGCCCCTTCTTCCGCATCGAGCACCTCATCCTCTGCACGCGCCCGCAGGATAATACAGATTACGAACACTGGCCCAATTCAGAGCCCATAAAAAATGAAGTTTTTCAAGTATGAGGTGAGTACCTGGGAGGGGACGACGGACCGGAAGGTGCCGGTTGCGGTtcttgcggcggcggcggcaggggtcGGGAGgaaggaggtggagagggagagcGCCATGGCTGACGACTTGTTGCCTTCCTTGTCTCTGTTTTTCGCTTCTTATCCTCTTGTGGTTGTGGCAATGAGGATTTTGTTCAGGAGCCTATTTTCTGTGAATGAATTCTCGTCGGCTTGCCGGGCCTGCCTGGGCTCCGGGTTTTATTTTTTTTGGTTTGGGCTGGTACACGTCTGCAGTTCAAACGGTCCACGAAATATCAAAAGTCTCGCAATTTCTTACTTTCGTGTCACTCTTTTGTGATTAATTTCGCGTGATTCTTTctactccctctctcacagtttataaggcacacgcgtacccctaggtcgcaaatttgatcaagttagcattagttatatgttataaaaattatatcattagaaagttcagatgttctattttctaatgatataatttttatattatataatttaaattatataggttaaattggtgacctaggggtacgcgcgcgcctaataaactgtgaagGAGGGAGTACTTTCCCGTTTTTTTCAAGGAAATATCTTGCATACGATTGAATAGATAAACCGCTACAATTAAGAAGGGCAACTCTAACGCGGTCACCCAAATCGGACATCTTTCATGCTCGATTTAGTCAATTTGGATCGCCGCACGGATGGAGGTGGATAGAACGGTGTCCTCCTCTCCATTTGGTTCGCGCGGTGCACCCGACACGGGCACCCAAACATGCTGACCCAAAAAAAGTGGTAGCTAAATTAAAATAAACACTAGTTTAAATAGTGGTTTAATTAAATATAGGCCCTAAAAAGGCAATTACAAAAATATTAGCCCTAAGGAGCAAGATAAACCTAAAATAAAATTAAACAAATTTAACCAAACCCTACCCTAGGGCTTGGGttcgcctcccgccgccgccggtgggtACTCTGAGTCACCGTCGTCGCTCTCGAGCTTGATGATAACGGGCTTGTGCAGGCCTCAACGGTTGCGGTCACAAACTGGAGGAGCCTCCGGCGGCTCGAGCCAACGTTTTTTTTAACAGGGTAGGGTCCAAAGACCCTAGAAGCTGCTCGTATTAAACAGGCGGTGGGTACAAATTGCAGGAAAACCCCTACAGTTCAGGGGAATTCTAGATAAGGACTGAGTTATTGCAGAAAAGACCCCAAAAGAAATATGAAAAACGCGATCAGGTCCTCATCGCTCTGCACCGCAAAAGAGAATCGCCGTCGAGTGGGCCAATGTTCTTAGCCACATGATCTTCTTTTGCACATTATTTAGCCATGGgttctgaaagatcgagatgtcgcctagagggaggggtgaataggcaattacaaacttttgcggatttgtcttgtaagaatgcggaattaaactaacgtttagtttacaagcaaaaaccctaaatatgctaagctcaactaagtgtaacaatggcaactagagctaagtaagataggcacaagatatatgtagcacaagtgatagcaagatatatgtacttcaagcacgatggctatcacaaggaaagagagctcgggtatagaaataaccgagacacacggagacgaggatgtattcctgtgttcccttcctttgcaagaaggtacgtcacgtttggaggagtggaggtccacgaaggattccccgcgccacgaaggctcaccctattctccgaaccacacccacgaaggataatggccatttccttatggttagcttttcctctgcTCCGGaggt
Coding sequences within it:
- the LOC127343055 gene encoding uncharacterized protein; its protein translation is MALSLSTSFLPTPAAAAARTATGTFRSVVPSQRMRCSMRKKGLHPEIFQDAKVYCNGELVLVTGGTKPEYSVDVWSGNHPYYVGDSSALVVMDSQIEKFRKRWGHVKEYWTKEQWLEMHPNGDPEFEPEDD